A stretch of Pomacea canaliculata isolate SZHN2017 linkage group LG6, ASM307304v1, whole genome shotgun sequence DNA encodes these proteins:
- the LOC112566969 gene encoding LOW QUALITY PROTEIN: polycystic kidney disease protein 1-like 2 (The sequence of the model RefSeq protein was modified relative to this genomic sequence to represent the inferred CDS: deleted 1 base in 1 codon) has protein sequence MSSAPTATETVCTCDNPPGVAFASAFMVPPNTIDFKLVFSKFDPNNASVYGTLIGLLLVWVLGVVWARRQDKKDKEKWLVSFLKDNAVEEGYLYLLTVHTGLKRGSGTKSNVSFVLGGSHADSGIRVLSDGKRALATGSVMRYIMATGSCLGHLDYVRIWHDNSGGSCAGWFLRRMDVEDLQTGQSMLDEYLYERTPLDPHSISIVSVIQVFVCMRAMAGRGQGQRCCRPSRSIGSAGRDHVLRQAVLGVHQIGITDTHLWLSCFMRPAPSTFTRVQRVSCCLVLLLLTMITSAMFYKAEDSETGASASEKLFYSVCPHIDFLNFPSLKKLFFSHLHRLRGHGSETCFPALLRDNLVDVVSLHHHHLHSYLDFCSYLPQLPAPIRAQGSNQKCLKGEVTKAADMRDTPDLKENTGKSEESPKDSMGINLQTNLLPHYWCYIGWLLLMATAATCAFFLVLYSMQWGITTSEEWLASFVFLFFESIFVMDPIKIAWLLPQTRCQPMFWQKSRKRRLLEQESQRVFYDLLLHSFFVFCVFSLSYGSRDLQSFSQNNHLDYLLYNSLGWCPISLRKWERTRMVKGYSSLLGRRQYCPPYSMGQEETEMYCVGWKPLASCSYEERNTKLSRVAWMYQSFEELEENIWLDEQTRAVFVEFSLYNPDSNLFSYLRLSAEFPETGASFIGRELKTFHIYQHLQANGLLHVYCRDHHCSRCPRLHHQDGNQDQQQKLLYFSNSWQMLDLFIVLISYGAVAFYAIKTVRSNDSMAAWRDNPKQYVDFYQTAFWDNMYGYWLGAVVFLTTIRLLRILGYNRRLTMIAAVLANSGRDLFGFSLVFAVVFTAYLTAGYIVFASTLSEFRTPLDSAYALCQMLLGRNVLAAFSEDLEMFAWIFFISYVILVFMILMTMFQAILCGTSTTVRTDISTIPAPYGLTNMFVKVSHIIADLLPAWLVQGDRYSSVRSKDMRSQEGTQQQVDMQRQALYISKEQ, from the exons ATGTCCTCCGCTCCCACTGCTACCGAGACAGTGTGCACCTGTGATAATCCACCAGGTGTGGCCTTTGCCAGCGCTTTCATGGTGCCGCCCAACACTATCGACTTCAAGCTTGTTTTCTCCAAGTTTGACCCCAACAACGCCTCTGTGTACGGCACACTGATTGGTCTTCTGCTTGTCTGGGTGCTGGGCGTTGTGTGGGCCCGACGTCAGGATAAGAAAGACAAGGAAAAG TGGTTAGTAAGTTTCCTAAAGGACAATGCAGTGGAAGAAGGTTACCTGTACCTGCTGACAGTCCACACAGGGTTAAAACGAGGCTCTGGCACTAAATCCAACGTTAGTTTCGTCCTCGGCGGCTCTCATGCGGACTCCGGCATCCGGGTCTTGTCGGATGGCAAACGG GCACTAGCAACTGGGAGTGTGATGAGGTACATCATGGCCACGGGGTCGTGTCTGGGACATCTAGACTACGTACGCATCTGGCACGACAACAGCGGCGGGTCTTGTGCCGGCTGGTTCCTGAGAAGAATGGATGTTGAAGACCTGCAGACGGGACAGAG TATGCTGGATGAATATTTGTATGAGAGAACTCCGCTTGATCCTCATTCCATCAGCATAGTCTCCGTTATCCAGGTATTTGTTTGTATGCGAGCGATGGCTGGCCGTGGACAAGGACAACGGTGTTGTAGACCGTCTCGTTCCATTGGCTCAGCAGGACGAGATCATGTCCTTCGACAGGCTGTTCTCGGAGTACACCAAATCGGCATCACCGACACCCACCTGTGGCTCTCCTGCTTCATGCGTCCCGCGCCCAGCACCTTCACGCGCGTGCAGCGGGTGTCGTGTTGTCTagtcctgctgctgctgaccaTGATCACCAGCGCCATGTTCTACAAGGCTGAGGACAGTGAGACTGGAGCCAGCGCAAGTGAAAAACTTTTCTATTCTGTTTGTCCACATATAGACTTCCttaattttccttctttaaaaaaactgtttttctctcatcttcACAGACTCAGAGGGCATGGAAGTGAAACTTGCTTTCCTGCGCTTCTCCGTGACAACCTTGTGGACGTCGTCagtctccatcatcatcacctccaTTCCTAtcttgatttttgttcttatcTTCCGCAATTACCGGCCCCTATCAGGGCCCAGGGCTCAAACCAAAAATGCCTAAAGGGGGAAGTCACTAAAGCAGCAGACAT GCGTGACACGCCTGACCTCAAAGAGAACACAGGCAAGTCGGAAGAGAGCCCGAAGGACTCTATGGGAATCAATCTGCAGACTAACCTGCTGCCCCACTACTGGTGCTACATCGGCTGGCTGCTCCTGATGGCGACTGCAGCGACCTGCGCCTTCTTCCTGGTGCTGTACAGCATGCAGTGGGGCATCACTACCTCCGAGGAATGGCTTGCCTCCTTCGTGTTTCTCTTCTTTGAGAGCATCTTTGTCATGGACCCTATCAAG ATCGCATGGCTGCTCCCCCAGACCCGGTGCCAGCCAATGTTTTGGCAGAAGTCTCGCAAGCGGCGGTTACTGGAGCAAGAGTCTCAGCGGGTCTTCTACGACCTCCTCCTCCacagcttcttcgtcttctgtGTCTTCTCTCTGTCGTACGGCAGCCGAGACTTACAATCTTTTTCCCAGAACAACCATCTAGACTACCTGTTGTACAACTCGCTTGGGTGGTGCCCCATTTCCCTTCGAAAGT GGGAAAGAACCCGTATGGTCAAGGGCTACTCGTCCCTGCTCGGAAGGCGCCAGTATTGCCCCCCTTACAGCATGGGGCAGGAGGAGACGGAGATGTACTGTGTAGGGTGGAAACCACTGGCTTCTTGCTCCTACGAAGAAAGAAATACCAAGCTGAGCCGGGTCGCCTGGATGTACCAGAGCTTTGAAG AACTAGAAGAGAATATTTGGCTGGATGAACAGACGCGCGCCGTCTTCGTAGAGTTTTCGCTCTACAACCCCGACAGCAACCTGTTCTCCTACCTGCGACTCTCTGCTGAGTTCCCTGAGACTGGGGCATCATTCATAGGAAGGGAATTGAAAACATTCCACATCTACCAACACCTGCAAGCTAATGGGCTACTACATGTATATTGTCGAGATCATCACTGCTCTCGGTGTCCTCGTCTTCACCATCAGGATGGCAAtcaagatca acaacaaaaattactttactTCAGTAATTCCTGGCAG ATGCTGGACCTGTTCATCGTATTAATTTCCTACGGCGCCGTTGCCTTCTACGCCATCAAGACAGTAAGGTCCAACGACTCCATGGCTGCTTGGCGCGATAACCCTAAG CAATACGTGGACTTCTACCAGACGGCCTTCTGGGACAACATGTACGGGTATTGGCTGGGCGCCGTCGTCTTCCTCACCACCATCCGCCTGCTGCGCATCCTGGGCTACAACCGACGACTGACGATGATCGCCGCTGTGCTGGCCAACTCCGGCCGGGACCTGTTCGGCTTTTCACTCGTCTTCGCCGTCGTCTTCACGGCCTACCTGACAGCAGGCTACATCGTCTTCGCCAGCACCTTGTCCGAGTTCCGCACTCCACTCGACTCGGCCTACGCCTTGTGCCAGATGCTGCTGGGCAGGAACGTGCTGGCCGCCTTCTCCGAGGACCTGGAGATGTTCGCCTGGATCTTCTTCATTTCCTATGTCATCCTGGTCTTCATGATCCTCATGACAATGTTCCAG GCGATCCTGTGTGGGACCAGCACGACTGTCCGTACAGATATAAGCACCATACCGGCTCCGTACGGACTGACCAACATGTTCGTCAAGGTCTCCCACATCATCGCAGATTTGCTCCCTGCCTGGCTTGTACAGGGAGACAGGTActcttct GTGCGGTCGAAGGACATGCGCAGTCAGGAGGGAACACAACAGCAGGTTGATATGCAGCGTCAG GCATTGTATATCTCGAAGGAACAATAA
- the LOC112567199 gene encoding uncharacterized protein LOC112567199, with protein sequence MHMNCSLNWGEIMDETFITLTGPMEPYTEIVYRYTYITLGSKVVSLECSNAYSHSIVQVEVFVNNECFSPDPIFDRQYSKRAKPMTVLNSDPAKLVTRTVINCTDIKPRFTWAIKIVKNDSVLAFENPNMDYLTWERGQLDPDLYRFSLNISFGREHDFCWLSEMIYVRVERAPLVVDIQGGKVRKTGDPHAIVDARTGSYDRVMGYGNNEA encoded by the exons ATGCACATGAACTGCTCGCTTAACTGGGGCGAGATCATGGACGAGACTTTTATCACCTTGACCGGTCCGATGGAACCGTACACTGAGATCGTTTATCGATACACCTACATCACGCTGGGCTCCAAAGTCGTGTCGCTGGAATGTAGCAATGCCTACTCGCACAGCATCGTTCAGGTGGAGGTTTTTGTGAACAATGAATGTTTCTCGCCAGACCCCATCTTCGACCGACAGTACAGCAAGCGGGCAAAGCCCATGACAGTTCTGAACTCCGACCCGGCGAAACTTGTCACACGCACTGTCATCAACTGCACGGACATCAAACCCAGATTTACCTGGGCTATCAAGATCGTCAAAAACGACTCGGTGCTGGCCTTTGAAAACCCGAATATGGACTACCTGACGTGGGAGCGTGGGCAGCTGGATCCCGACTTGTACCGGTTCAGTCTCAACATCTCCTTCGGGCGCGAGCATGACTTCTGTTGGCTGTCGGAGATGATATACGTCAGGGTGGAGAGGGCACCGCTAGTTGTTGACATCCAGGGCGGCAAGGTCAGGAAGACAG GTGATCCTCACGCCATAGTGGACGCTCGGACAGGTTCCTATGACCGCGTCATGGGTTACGGCAACAACGAGGCTTAG
- the LOC112566968 gene encoding uncharacterized protein LOC112566968 — MKVAVSSKLVLNVTCDRCIQVDVLAVQYLWKVFKVINSTSGTKVEISDIIMFEKKDISSGRGAVIKENVLEGCQTYRVEVNVTLLADNSNGFAAKEFRTNCPPWGGNCTVFPLEGNVMMDSFSMWCTGWKDEGFSEDANTTSDVNEKSLLLAPLIYKFLLRKNDTVFPIAQGGESKMPRGMLPIFSGANDSVYELVARIYDPWNDFVEVSQPINLYFDDSNASLQTTLTFWDGQASYTNWSSNLEKKMKSLTIASSLISTYNASDNQTQLQAAQESSSGDTNNVVNAGWTDIWTELQYPSGTPIKDNLTAVTDKFINMVRYRGEDAKNLSGHGLTTLAEGLSLILLNPATTSPDSVRAAVELIEMATEALRSLYTTKPYPIIENLKESVSAMTALLDRLVAASVPSYNITDGSGIVFNSSDVSQDDKIFIQERLSIASAVKDQQKIDLIKNVLPKLEETLRAMYDSLLAGMVVDQVPETIERGGISLMASKMTGTP, encoded by the exons ATGAAGGTTGCAGTGTCATCCAAGTTGGTTCTGAATGTAACCTGCGATCGCTGTATACAAGTAGATGTATTGGCAGTCCAGTATCTTTGGAAGGTTTTCAAGGTTATCAATTCGACCAGCGGAACTAAAGTCGAGATCTCGGACATAATTATGTTTGAGAAGAAAG ACATAAGCAGTGGAAGAGGGGCGGTGATCAAGGAGAATGTGCTGGAAGGCTGTCAGACTTACCGGGTGGAGGTCAACGTGACACTGCTGGCTGACAACTCCAATGGCTTTGCCGCCAAGGAGTTCAGGACAAACTGTCCACCCTGGGGTGGCAACTGCACGGTATTTCCGCTTGAAG GCAATGTTATGATGGACTCTTTCTCGATGTGGTGCACTGGCTGGAAGGACGAGGGCTTTTCTGAGGACGCCAACACTACAAGTGATGTCAACGAAAAATCGCTACTTTTGGCGCCTTTGATTTACAAGTTTTTGCTGAGAAAAAATGACACCGTTTTCCCCATCGCTCAAGGAG gggAAAGCAAAATGCCTCGAGGAATGCTGCCAATTTTTAGTGGAGCAAATGATTCTGTGTACGAGCTGGTGGCTCGTATTTATGATCCATGGAATGACTTCGTTGAAGTTTCCCAGCCTATTAAC CTTTACTTCGACGATAGCAATGCAAGTTTACAAACTACTTTGACATTTTGGGATGGTCAAGCTTCCTACACTAACTGGTCATCgaacttggaaaagaaaatgaagagcttAACTATTGCAAGCTCTCTGATCTCTACATAC AATGCTTCAGACAATCAGACACAACTGCAAGCTGCTCAAGAAAGTAGTTCAGGA GACACAAATAATGTGGTCAATGCCGGCTGGACCGATATTTGGACTGAACTGCAGTATCCTTCAGGCACGCCTATCAAGGACAATCTAACGGCG GTCACTGACAAGTTCATTAACATGGTGAGGTATCGCGGAGAGGACGCTAAGAACCTCTCTGGTCACGGACTGACGACCCTGGCGGAAGGTCTGAGCCTGATCCTCCTCAACCCCGCCACCACCAGCCCCGACTCCGTG AGAGCAGCCGTTGAGCTCATAGAGATGGCCACGGAGGCATTGCGAAGCTTGTATACCACGAAACCTTACCCAATAATCGAGAACCTCAAAGAATCTGTTTCCG CAATGACGGCGCTACTGGATCGTCTCGTCGCTGCAAGCGTTCCGTCATATAACATCACAGATGGCAGTGGAATCGTCTTTAACTCCTCAGACGTCAGTCAAGACGACAAGATTTTTATCCAAGAGAGATTGAGTATCGCCTCGGCCGTAAAGGATCAGCAAAAGATAGACCTA ATCAAGAACGTCTTGCCTAAGTTGGAGGAAACGCTACGCGCCATGTACGACTCTCTTCTCGCCGGAATGGTCGTGGATCAAGTACCAGAAACGATTGAAAGAGGTGGGATATCGTTAATGGCCAGCAAGATGACAGGCACGCCCTAA